One genomic segment of Paraburkholderia aromaticivorans includes these proteins:
- a CDS encoding cyanate transporter, with translation MNSHPRANPTGIPARHATVALKWQDVVWLGAIVSIGVNLRPLLTSISPLMTTIRDATGLSFYGASLLTSLPVVAMGIGAFGAGGLARTIGETRGVALGLLAIALACAARWTASSGVALWATALLAGAGVAAIQALLPAVMKQRFQARVPLAMGVFSASIMGGGGLGASLSPWVSRALQSWQAGLAVWTIPACGALVCWWALHWRSSGTAAAAKPVAARADTLSLWRTRRAWTLGLYFGIVNGGYTSLAAWLPAFYQQRGVSVAASGSLLAGMTVFQATSALLLPLAAASFRDRRPWLILGLSAQLVGLFGLIAWPDVAPLLWVGVAGAGLGGTFSLTLVTAMDHSSDHRLAGELVAFIQGVGFIVAAVAPVVAGLARGWSGGFGAAWIMLAGCVVAMMAVSLLFSPRSCGQWR, from the coding sequence GTGAATTCGCACCCCCGCGCCAACCCGACCGGCATTCCCGCCCGCCACGCCACTGTGGCGCTAAAGTGGCAAGACGTCGTGTGGCTGGGCGCGATCGTCTCGATCGGCGTCAATCTGCGCCCGCTGCTGACCTCGATCAGCCCGTTGATGACGACGATCCGCGACGCAACCGGCCTCAGTTTCTATGGCGCGTCGCTGCTAACCAGCCTGCCGGTCGTCGCGATGGGCATCGGCGCATTCGGCGCGGGCGGATTGGCGCGGACCATCGGCGAAACACGCGGCGTCGCGCTCGGCTTGCTGGCGATCGCGCTCGCCTGCGCGGCACGGTGGACGGCATCGAGCGGCGTGGCGCTATGGGCTACGGCGTTGCTGGCGGGCGCGGGCGTCGCTGCGATTCAGGCGTTGCTGCCGGCCGTGATGAAGCAGCGCTTTCAGGCACGTGTGCCGCTCGCAATGGGTGTGTTCTCCGCGTCCATTATGGGCGGTGGCGGGCTGGGCGCGAGTTTGAGTCCGTGGGTAAGCCGCGCGCTGCAGTCATGGCAGGCAGGGCTCGCCGTATGGACGATTCCGGCTTGCGGTGCACTGGTCTGCTGGTGGGCATTGCATTGGCGCTCTTCCGGGACCGCCGCCGCGGCAAAGCCCGTTGCCGCACGCGCCGACACCCTTTCGCTATGGCGCACGCGCCGCGCGTGGACGCTCGGACTCTACTTCGGCATCGTCAACGGCGGCTATACGAGTCTCGCCGCGTGGCTGCCGGCGTTTTATCAGCAGCGCGGCGTGAGCGTCGCGGCGAGCGGTTCGCTACTGGCCGGCATGACGGTGTTTCAGGCCACCTCGGCGTTATTGCTGCCGCTCGCCGCGGCATCGTTCCGGGATCGCCGCCCGTGGCTGATACTCGGCCTCTCCGCGCAACTGGTCGGACTGTTCGGCTTGATTGCCTGGCCTGATGTCGCGCCCTTGCTGTGGGTCGGCGTAGCCGGCGCGGGATTGGGCGGGACTTTTTCGCTGACGCTCGTCACCGCCATGGATCATTCAAGCGACCACCGCTTGGCCGGCGAACTCGTCGCCTTCATTCAGGGCGTGGGCTTCATCGTGGCAGCCGTCGCACCCGTCGTGGCCGGCCTCGCGCGCGGTTGGAGCGGCGGCTTCGGCGCCGCGTGGATCATGCTGGCCGGCTGCGTGGTCGCCATGATGGCGGTGAGTTTGCTGTTCTCCCCACGCAGCTGCGGACAGTGGCGCTGA
- a CDS encoding xanthine dehydrogenase family protein molybdopterin-binding subunit, with translation MIKRPPKHSDVNRPQGIGASLARKEDERFMHGRGEYVPNIRMVGMVDVAFVRSPIAHGHIVGIEKPQAFANAIYTLADLESVRPIVANSALPGFKSSQQPVLASGKVRQVGEPIAMCVAATRAAAEDIAAQVFVDFEELPAVVDMLDARREGSPLVHEHWGDNVFLETFVDARPEVDLDAIRRDAPIRVRRKLRTARQSMAPMEGRGVVAHWDRRLSQLIVHTSAQMPHITRTGLAECLGLDEGQVRVIAPDVGGGFGYKGILLPEEVCCGWLAMQLERPVRWIEDRREQLTANANCREHDYDITGYADSDGRLLAIDCEAHVDSGAYSSYPFSACLEAAQVGSILPGPYKMERFRCRTWSVATNKPPILPYRGVARTGVCYAIETIMDAIAVEAGIEPYEVRLRSLVGPHEMPYDNITNKHFDSGDYPEAVRRAMAAIDLPAVRARQRRGEPDGRRIGFGMSVFCEQGAHGTSVYHGWGIPMVPGREPAVIRLTPDGVLEVRAGVHSHGQSMETTLAQIAHEVLGIDTDRVRIVLGDTGVTPYSTGTWGSRSIVMAGGAVGRASKELKERLMKIGAHLLGEPLSEVRWENGAVVGKDARRTLKDMARTWYLAPQLLPHDVDPRGLEVSTSYQAKRDSGTFSYACHAVVVAVDPALGQTEILDYAIVEDGGVLINPMVVDGQVYGGAAQGIGTALYEAMPYSEDGQPLASTLADYILPGATEVPAIRIDHMETPAPYTEFGQKGIGESGAIGPPAAIANAVNDALRGLGVRIDQLPITPRLIVEALAQQRETQTSALKGMTA, from the coding sequence ATGATCAAACGTCCGCCGAAACACAGCGACGTCAACAGGCCGCAAGGCATCGGCGCATCGCTGGCGCGCAAGGAAGACGAGCGCTTCATGCACGGACGCGGCGAATACGTGCCCAACATCCGCATGGTCGGCATGGTCGATGTGGCATTCGTGCGCAGCCCGATCGCGCATGGGCATATTGTCGGCATCGAGAAGCCGCAAGCGTTCGCGAACGCGATCTATACGCTCGCCGATCTCGAAAGCGTGCGGCCCATCGTCGCGAATTCGGCGCTGCCGGGTTTCAAGAGTTCGCAGCAGCCCGTGCTCGCGAGCGGCAAGGTGCGCCAGGTGGGCGAGCCGATCGCGATGTGCGTGGCCGCGACGCGCGCGGCAGCGGAAGACATCGCCGCGCAGGTGTTCGTCGATTTCGAGGAACTGCCCGCCGTGGTCGACATGCTCGATGCGCGCCGCGAAGGCTCGCCGCTCGTGCATGAGCACTGGGGCGACAACGTTTTCCTGGAAACGTTCGTCGATGCGAGACCCGAGGTCGACCTCGACGCGATTCGCCGCGATGCGCCGATCCGCGTGCGTCGCAAGCTGCGCACCGCGCGTCAGAGCATGGCACCGATGGAAGGGCGCGGCGTGGTCGCGCACTGGGATCGCAGACTCTCGCAACTGATCGTGCACACGTCGGCGCAGATGCCGCACATCACGCGCACCGGGCTCGCGGAGTGTCTGGGCCTCGACGAAGGCCAGGTGCGCGTGATCGCGCCGGACGTCGGCGGCGGCTTCGGCTACAAGGGCATTCTGCTGCCCGAGGAAGTGTGCTGCGGCTGGCTCGCCATGCAGCTGGAACGGCCCGTGCGCTGGATCGAGGATCGGCGCGAGCAGCTTACGGCAAACGCCAACTGCCGCGAACACGATTACGACATCACCGGCTACGCGGATAGCGACGGCCGCCTGCTGGCGATCGATTGCGAGGCGCATGTCGATTCGGGCGCGTATTCGTCGTATCCGTTCTCCGCGTGTCTGGAAGCGGCGCAGGTGGGCAGCATTCTGCCGGGGCCGTACAAGATGGAACGATTCCGTTGCCGCACGTGGTCGGTCGCGACCAACAAGCCACCGATCCTGCCGTATCGCGGTGTCGCGCGAACCGGCGTGTGCTATGCGATCGAAACCATCATGGACGCGATCGCGGTGGAAGCGGGCATCGAGCCCTACGAAGTGCGCCTGCGCAGTCTCGTCGGGCCGCACGAAATGCCGTACGACAACATTACGAACAAGCACTTCGACAGCGGCGACTATCCCGAAGCGGTGCGCCGCGCCATGGCCGCGATCGATCTGCCCGCCGTGCGCGCGCGCCAGCGTCGCGGCGAGCCGGACGGACGGCGTATTGGCTTCGGCATGTCGGTCTTCTGCGAGCAGGGCGCGCACGGCACGTCGGTGTATCACGGCTGGGGCATTCCGATGGTGCCGGGCCGCGAGCCCGCTGTGATTCGCCTCACGCCCGACGGCGTGCTCGAAGTGCGCGCGGGCGTGCACTCGCACGGCCAGAGCATGGAGACCACGCTCGCGCAGATCGCGCACGAGGTGCTGGGCATCGATACGGACCGCGTGCGCATCGTGCTCGGCGACACGGGCGTCACGCCGTATTCCACCGGCACGTGGGGCTCGCGTTCCATCGTGATGGCGGGCGGCGCGGTGGGCCGCGCGTCGAAAGAGCTGAAAGAGCGCTTGATGAAGATCGGCGCGCATCTGCTCGGCGAGCCGTTGAGCGAGGTGCGCTGGGAGAATGGCGCGGTCGTCGGCAAGGACGCGCGCCGCACGCTGAAGGACATGGCGCGCACGTGGTATCTCGCGCCGCAACTGCTGCCGCACGATGTCGATCCGCGCGGTCTTGAAGTGTCGACGTCGTATCAGGCGAAACGCGATTCGGGCACCTTCAGCTACGCGTGTCACGCGGTGGTCGTCGCGGTCGATCCCGCGCTCGGTCAGACCGAGATTCTCGACTACGCGATCGTCGAGGACGGCGGCGTGCTGATCAATCCGATGGTGGTCGACGGTCAGGTGTATGGCGGCGCGGCGCAAGGCATCGGCACGGCGCTCTACGAGGCGATGCCGTATAGCGAGGACGGCCAGCCGCTCGCCTCGACACTCGCGGACTACATCCTGCCCGGCGCGACCGAGGTGCCTGCAATCCGCATCGACCACATGGAAACGCCCGCGCCTTATACGGAGTTCGGCCAGAAGGGCATCGGTGAAAGCGGCGCGATCGGACCGCCCGCCGCGATCGCCAATGCCGTGAACGATGCGCTGCGCGGACTCGGCGTGCGCATCGATCAGTTGCCGATCACGCCGCGCCTGATCGTCGAAGCGCTCGCGCAGCAGCGTGAAACGCAAACGAGCGCGCTCAAAGGAATGACCGCATGA
- a CDS encoding ABC transporter substrate-binding protein — MQNALKGLAVAVAFAANSAWAAIPAGYPSDYQATVDGARKEGKLIVYSVTDTALVRPLIKDFESLYGVKVEYNDMNSTELYNRYISENAASSTSADVLWSSAMDLQVKLVNDGLMAAYESPEAKQLPQWAQYQKQAYGTTYEPLAIVYNKRLVPAGDVPQTRADLIKLLQGKPDQFKGKVTTYDIEKSGVGFNYLTQDARVNPQVTWDLVKAMGATGPKLQSSTGAMMERISSGENLIGYNILGSYALTKAKKDPSIGYVYPKDYTLVVSRLVTISKKAQNPNAAKLWVDYLLSQRGQTLLANQASLFSIRADVEGETSMAGLTKQLGDSLKPIPIGAGLLVYLDQSKRLEFLKQWQQSIKR, encoded by the coding sequence GTGCAAAACGCTTTGAAGGGACTCGCAGTGGCTGTCGCATTCGCCGCAAACTCAGCATGGGCGGCCATTCCGGCCGGTTATCCCAGTGATTATCAAGCCACTGTGGACGGGGCTAGAAAGGAAGGCAAGCTGATCGTCTACTCAGTCACGGACACCGCGCTGGTGCGTCCGCTCATCAAGGATTTTGAAAGCCTGTACGGTGTCAAGGTCGAGTACAACGACATGAACAGCACCGAGCTGTACAACCGCTACATCAGCGAAAACGCGGCGAGCAGCACCAGTGCCGACGTGCTGTGGAGCTCGGCCATGGACCTGCAGGTCAAGCTCGTCAACGACGGCCTGATGGCCGCCTACGAATCGCCGGAAGCGAAGCAGTTGCCGCAATGGGCGCAGTACCAGAAGCAGGCTTACGGCACCACCTACGAGCCGCTCGCGATCGTCTACAACAAGCGTCTCGTGCCGGCCGGCGACGTGCCGCAAACGCGCGCCGATCTGATCAAACTGCTGCAGGGCAAGCCCGACCAGTTCAAAGGCAAGGTCACCACCTACGACATCGAAAAGTCCGGCGTGGGCTTCAACTATCTGACCCAGGATGCGCGCGTCAACCCGCAGGTCACGTGGGATCTGGTGAAGGCGATGGGCGCCACCGGACCCAAGCTGCAATCGAGCACGGGCGCCATGATGGAGCGCATCTCCTCGGGAGAGAACCTGATCGGCTACAACATTCTCGGCTCGTACGCGCTGACCAAGGCGAAGAAAGATCCGTCGATCGGCTACGTCTATCCGAAGGACTACACCCTGGTGGTGAGCCGGCTCGTGACGATTTCGAAGAAGGCGCAAAACCCGAACGCCGCGAAGCTGTGGGTCGACTATCTGCTCTCGCAACGCGGCCAGACACTGCTGGCGAATCAGGCAAGCCTGTTCTCGATTCGCGCCGACGTGGAAGGGGAAACGTCAATGGCGGGTCTCACGAAGCAGCTCGGCGACTCGCTCAAACCGATCCCGATCGGCGCGGGCCTGCTGGTCTATCTCGACCAGTCCAAACGCCTCGAATTCCTCAAGCAATGGCAACAGTCCATCAAGCGCTAG
- a CDS encoding response regulator, whose translation MRVLLVEDNPILSRSLTDALTSAKLTVDCMHDGESADHVLRTQDYALVILDIGLPKLDGLEVLRRLRARRNAVPVLMLTAHGAVEERVRGLDLGADDYLAKPFALTELEARARALLRRSHGQEPLDAQCGTLLYDSVDRGFTLGGEALALTPRERSVLEVLILRNGRAINKDTLSEKIFGLDESVNADAIEIYVHRLRKKLEHSSVGIVTLRGLGYLLEAKSA comes from the coding sequence ATGCGTGTGCTGCTCGTCGAAGACAATCCGATTCTTTCCCGCTCGCTCACCGACGCGCTGACCAGCGCGAAACTCACTGTCGACTGCATGCACGACGGCGAATCCGCCGATCACGTGCTGCGTACGCAGGACTACGCACTGGTGATTCTCGACATCGGCTTGCCGAAGCTCGACGGCCTCGAGGTGCTGCGCCGTTTGCGCGCCCGCCGCAACGCCGTGCCGGTATTGATGCTGACCGCGCACGGCGCGGTGGAGGAGCGCGTGCGCGGTCTCGATCTCGGCGCCGACGATTACCTCGCGAAGCCTTTCGCGCTCACCGAACTCGAAGCGCGTGCGCGTGCGCTATTACGCCGCAGTCACGGCCAGGAACCGCTCGATGCGCAATGCGGCACGCTGCTTTACGACAGCGTGGATCGCGGCTTCACGCTCGGCGGCGAAGCGCTCGCGCTCACGCCGCGCGAGCGTTCGGTGCTGGAAGTGTTGATCCTGCGTAACGGCCGGGCGATCAACAAGGACACGCTGTCGGAAAAAATCTTCGGGCTCGACGAATCGGTGAACGCGGACGCGATCGAAATCTATGTGCACCGCCTGCGCAAGAAACTCGAACACAGTTCGGTCGGCATCGTGACGTTGCGCGGACTGGGCTACCTGCTGGAAGCAAAAAGCGCATGA
- a CDS encoding amidohydrolase/deacetylase family metallohydrolase: protein MSQVLLKGGRVIDPAQKIDATLDVLVDNGVIAALGADLGSEAPHAEQVDCSGKLVLPGLIDTHGHVYQYVTGRFGLNADQCGVQSGVTTIVDQGGSSCITIPGFRHYVVERSATRVLAYVSAYLVGGLEGHYYPDLYRPDCLDADATIKSIRANPDLVKGIKAHAEIGGFARWGLDVMKIAAKIGRAAELPLYIHFGQLWPKPESGALPVQPDSIFRQVVETLKPGDILAHPFSRHPGGFVEENGKLHPLVHEAVAHGLKIDVGHGSHFSFKTARVVLGEGVVPDTLGADMHGYNTHVPAPAGTPDSHPDEEHSFLGRTQFSLVSAMTSMLALGLPLNHVVAMTTCNAAKMIGMEDTIGTLQVGRGADISVLDDRRGRWVLEDNEGTQVITDRMLSPLFCLRDGVRYDAVSPTLPLARAA from the coding sequence ATGTCACAAGTTTTGCTCAAAGGGGGCCGCGTGATCGACCCCGCCCAGAAAATCGACGCAACCCTCGACGTACTGGTGGACAACGGCGTCATCGCCGCGCTCGGCGCCGATCTCGGGAGCGAGGCGCCGCACGCCGAACAGGTCGATTGCAGCGGCAAGCTGGTGCTGCCCGGCCTCATCGATACGCATGGCCATGTGTATCAGTACGTCACCGGACGCTTCGGACTGAACGCGGACCAGTGCGGCGTGCAGTCCGGCGTGACGACCATTGTCGATCAGGGCGGTTCGAGCTGCATCACGATTCCAGGGTTCCGGCACTACGTGGTGGAGCGCTCGGCCACCCGCGTGCTCGCTTATGTCTCAGCTTATCTGGTCGGCGGTCTGGAAGGCCACTATTACCCGGACCTCTATCGTCCCGATTGCCTCGATGCCGACGCGACCATCAAGTCGATCCGCGCGAATCCGGATCTCGTGAAGGGCATCAAAGCGCACGCGGAAATTGGCGGCTTCGCGCGCTGGGGGCTCGACGTCATGAAGATCGCGGCGAAGATCGGTCGTGCCGCCGAATTGCCCTTGTATATCCACTTCGGTCAACTGTGGCCGAAGCCCGAAAGCGGCGCTCTGCCCGTGCAACCCGATTCGATCTTCAGGCAGGTCGTGGAGACGCTCAAGCCCGGCGATATTCTCGCGCATCCGTTCAGCCGCCATCCGGGCGGCTTCGTCGAGGAGAACGGAAAACTGCATCCGCTGGTGCATGAAGCGGTCGCGCACGGTCTGAAGATCGACGTCGGTCACGGTTCGCATTTCAGCTTCAAGACGGCGCGCGTCGTGCTCGGCGAGGGCGTCGTACCCGACACGCTGGGGGCCGACATGCACGGCTACAACACGCACGTTCCGGCTCCCGCCGGCACGCCCGATAGCCATCCCGACGAGGAACACTCGTTCCTCGGCCGCACCCAGTTCAGTCTCGTCAGCGCGATGACGAGCATGCTCGCGCTCGGCCTGCCGCTGAATCACGTCGTCGCGATGACGACCTGCAATGCCGCGAAGATGATAGGCATGGAGGACACCATCGGCACGCTGCAAGTGGGGCGCGGCGCCGACATCAGCGTGCTCGACGACCGGCGCGGCCGCTGGGTGCTGGAGGACAACGAAGGCACGCAGGTCATCACCGACCGCATGCTGTCTCCCCTGTTCTGCTTGCGGGACGGCGTGCGTTACGACGCCGTCTCGCCCACGCTGCCGCTCGCGCGCGCCGCTTGA
- a CDS encoding ANTAR domain-containing response regulator translates to MLRVLLVTDTDKPIGDLRDALARLGYEMLAGTATPQALHRVVQSERPDVIIIDTESPSRDTLEQLAVMNATAPRPVLMFSHDANQQLIRDAVGAGVTAYLVEGLATERLAPILEVALARFAQESQLRERLAQVESELAERKLIDRAKRLLMDQQKITEHAAYANLRKRAMNQGVKLAEVARAILASADSLK, encoded by the coding sequence ATGCTGCGCGTACTCCTCGTAACCGACACCGATAAGCCCATCGGCGACCTTCGCGACGCCCTTGCCCGACTCGGCTACGAGATGCTGGCGGGTACCGCCACGCCGCAAGCGCTGCATCGCGTGGTACAGAGCGAGCGGCCCGATGTCATCATCATCGATACGGAATCGCCGTCGCGCGACACGCTCGAGCAGCTTGCGGTGATGAACGCCACCGCGCCGCGCCCGGTATTGATGTTCAGCCACGACGCCAACCAGCAGCTGATCCGCGACGCCGTCGGCGCGGGCGTCACGGCCTATCTGGTCGAAGGTCTTGCGACCGAACGTCTCGCGCCGATCCTCGAAGTCGCGCTCGCGCGTTTCGCGCAGGAATCGCAATTGCGCGAGCGTCTCGCGCAAGTCGAAAGCGAACTCGCCGAGCGCAAGTTGATCGATCGCGCCAAACGGCTCCTGATGGATCAACAAAAGATCACTGAACACGCCGCCTACGCCAACCTGCGCAAGCGCGCGATGAATCAGGGCGTCAAACTCGCCGAAGTCGCGCGCGCCATCCTCGCGTCGGCCGACTCGCTCAAATGA
- a CDS encoding MarR family winged helix-turn-helix transcriptional regulator, protein MRTTPTEHIDIQRIRAELSERQARSPLFSRPGFLIRRMHQIHTFLFAQETSEFNITPVQYSLLTALDSLGEMDQNTLAIEVGLERSSVAEVIPRLTARGLVSRTQAEHDKRLRLVKLTPAGKRLVKKMAQAVQRAHDRTIEHLSPVERDMFMLQIIRLVEANNSDSLVPFRLPDSQLLAQDESSVDVT, encoded by the coding sequence ATGCGAACCACCCCTACCGAACATATCGACATTCAACGTATCCGCGCGGAACTCTCCGAGCGGCAGGCGCGCTCGCCTCTGTTTTCGCGGCCGGGTTTTCTCATTCGCCGCATGCATCAGATCCATACCTTTCTGTTCGCGCAGGAAACGAGCGAGTTCAACATCACGCCCGTGCAGTACAGCCTGCTCACCGCGCTCGATTCGTTGGGCGAGATGGACCAGAACACACTCGCGATCGAAGTCGGGCTGGAGCGGTCGAGCGTCGCGGAAGTGATTCCGCGCCTGACCGCGCGCGGTCTCGTGAGCCGTACCCAGGCCGAGCACGACAAGCGGTTGAGGCTCGTCAAGCTGACGCCTGCGGGAAAGCGCCTGGTGAAGAAAATGGCGCAGGCCGTACAGCGCGCGCACGATCGCACCATCGAGCATCTGTCGCCCGTCGAGCGCGATATGTTCATGCTGCAGATAATCCGCCTCGTCGAGGCGAACAACTCGGACAGCCTCGTGCCCTTCCGTCTGCCGGACAGCCAGTTGCTCGCGCAGGACGAAAGTTCGGTCGATGTGACCTGA
- a CDS encoding CmpA/NrtA family ABC transporter substrate-binding protein has protein sequence MNSPTSTAPAASLTSGPLEKTHLRLGFVALSDAAPLVAAKLLEFGHAHGLTLELSRQPSWAAVRDKLLSGDLDAAHALYGLVYGVQLGLGGPQTDMAVLMVLNRNGQAITLSNRLADALAEHGTLPKALATLGRKPVFAQTFPTGTHAMWLYYWLASQGVDPLREIESVAIPPPQMVAALAEDKLDGLCVGEPWNTQAEAQGVGRTIAYTSDVWPDHPEKVLACRRDFVSANPHAARALVQTMLEACRWLDGAGHREEISRWLARPDYVGIDAALIAARLGDEIAACAPRGLPVRFFDHGTVNYPRAIEGAWFLTQFERWGMIDARADYADIAARINQTQLYREAAAGVNVAVPEEGAPRVLIDGETWGGDTSPTGYARRFPIRR, from the coding sequence ATGAACTCTCCAACCTCCACTGCACCCGCCGCGTCGCTCACTTCGGGGCCGCTCGAGAAGACCCATTTGCGGCTCGGCTTCGTCGCGCTCTCGGACGCCGCGCCGCTCGTGGCCGCCAAGCTGCTCGAATTCGGCCACGCGCACGGCCTCACGCTGGAGCTGTCACGCCAGCCGTCATGGGCCGCCGTACGCGACAAACTGCTGTCGGGCGATCTGGATGCGGCCCACGCGCTCTACGGCCTCGTGTACGGCGTGCAACTGGGTCTTGGCGGACCGCAAACGGATATGGCCGTGCTGATGGTGCTCAACCGCAACGGCCAGGCCATCACGCTGTCGAACCGGCTCGCCGATGCGCTCGCCGAACATGGCACGCTGCCCAAGGCGCTCGCGACGCTCGGCCGCAAGCCGGTGTTCGCGCAGACCTTCCCGACCGGCACGCATGCGATGTGGCTGTACTACTGGCTCGCGTCGCAAGGCGTGGATCCGTTGCGCGAGATCGAGAGCGTGGCGATTCCGCCGCCGCAAATGGTCGCCGCGCTCGCCGAAGACAAACTCGACGGCCTGTGCGTCGGCGAGCCCTGGAACACCCAGGCCGAAGCGCAAGGTGTCGGCAGAACGATCGCCTATACGAGCGACGTGTGGCCCGATCATCCCGAGAAAGTGCTGGCGTGCCGGCGCGATTTTGTCAGCGCGAATCCGCATGCCGCGCGCGCGCTCGTGCAAACCATGCTCGAAGCATGCCGCTGGCTCGACGGCGCGGGACATCGCGAGGAAATCTCGCGTTGGCTGGCGCGGCCCGACTACGTGGGTATCGACGCGGCGTTGATTGCGGCGCGCCTCGGCGACGAGATCGCGGCTTGCGCGCCGCGCGGCTTGCCCGTGCGTTTCTTCGACCACGGCACGGTGAACTATCCACGAGCGATCGAAGGCGCGTGGTTTCTCACGCAGTTCGAGCGCTGGGGCATGATCGACGCGCGCGCGGATTATGCGGACATCGCCGCGCGGATCAACCAGACACAGTTGTATCGCGAAGCGGCCGCCGGCGTTAACGTGGCGGTGCCGGAAGAAGGCGCCCCACGCGTTTTGATCGACGGCGAAACGTGGGGCGGCGACACATCACCCACCGGTTACGCTCGGCGCTTTCCGATTCGCCGCTAG
- a CDS encoding sensor histidine kinase, giving the protein MTQPNLRVRVALWLLVPLLLLLAFDAWLTYQRAMSAAHAAFDRTLEFSLRSIRDGIRLRGGEIEVDLPYLALEMFESNGGGNIYYQIREEGGRVVTGYPDLPDAGKVPGEPYSVRFYDDVFRGRPLRVAMLRLPVHDVPSAQTRVVLVRVGETIEQRQALAREILTGSLQQEGLLVVLALGIVWLGVARGLRPLNRLSAKVAARAEDDPTPLDTVGLPSEVTPLVDSINQYIGRTQSMQSSRRRFFNDAAHQLKTPLAVIQAESELALRDIDGMEAGSGSDRRQGVHLRRLNRAVQHAVRIVQQLLSLSRLDAHSGYTVRHAALPLHKVARSVTLDWSPVARARGIDLGFEQDARVEIMGQNDLLAELVGNLIDNAIRYSGDGAVITVRVAREGEHALLQVVDNGPGIAAEEREAVFERFYRSEATQAVEGSGLGLSIVREIARVHGALVGLTDAAGGGLVVSVLFPPLLPA; this is encoded by the coding sequence ATGACGCAGCCGAATTTGCGCGTACGGGTCGCACTGTGGCTGTTGGTGCCGCTGCTTTTGCTGCTCGCGTTCGACGCATGGCTCACGTATCAACGCGCCATGAGCGCGGCGCACGCGGCCTTCGACCGCACGCTCGAATTTTCGCTGCGCTCGATTCGCGACGGCATCCGCCTGCGCGGCGGCGAGATCGAAGTCGATCTTCCGTACCTCGCGCTGGAGATGTTCGAATCGAATGGCGGCGGCAACATCTACTACCAGATTCGCGAGGAAGGCGGCCGCGTGGTGACCGGCTATCCCGACTTGCCGGACGCGGGCAAAGTGCCGGGCGAGCCCTACAGCGTGCGTTTCTACGACGACGTGTTTCGCGGCCGTCCGCTGCGCGTCGCGATGCTCCGGCTGCCCGTGCACGACGTGCCGAGCGCGCAAACGCGGGTGGTGCTGGTGAGAGTCGGCGAAACGATCGAGCAGCGTCAGGCGTTGGCGCGCGAGATTCTGACCGGTTCGCTGCAACAGGAGGGTCTGCTCGTGGTGCTCGCGCTCGGCATCGTGTGGCTGGGCGTGGCGCGCGGCTTGCGGCCGTTGAACCGTCTGTCGGCGAAAGTGGCCGCGCGTGCCGAGGATGATCCGACGCCGCTCGATACCGTCGGACTGCCAAGCGAAGTGACGCCGCTGGTCGATTCGATCAATCAGTACATCGGCCGCACGCAGTCGATGCAGTCGTCGCGCCGGCGTTTTTTCAACGACGCCGCGCATCAGTTGAAAACGCCGCTTGCGGTGATTCAGGCGGAGTCCGAACTGGCGCTGCGCGATATCGACGGCATGGAAGCGGGTTCGGGTAGCGATCGCCGGCAAGGGGTGCATTTGCGGCGGCTGAATCGCGCGGTGCAGCACGCGGTGCGCATCGTGCAGCAGTTGCTCTCGCTCTCGCGGCTCGACGCCCACAGCGGCTATACGGTCAGGCATGCGGCGCTGCCGCTGCATAAGGTGGCGCGCAGCGTGACGCTCGACTGGTCGCCGGTGGCGCGCGCACGCGGCATCGATCTCGGTTTCGAACAGGACGCGCGTGTGGAGATAATGGGGCAGAACGATCTGCTCGCGGAACTGGTCGGCAATCTGATCGACAACGCGATCCGTTATTCAGGCGATGGCGCGGTGATTACCGTGCGTGTCGCGCGCGAAGGCGAGCACGCGTTGCTGCAGGTCGTCGACAACGGGCCGGGCATTGCGGCCGAGGAACGCGAGGCGGTGTTCGAGCGCTTCTATCGCAGCGAGGCGACGCAGGCAGTGGAAGGCAGCGGGCTGGGTTTGTCGATCGTGCGGGAAATCGCGCGCGTGCACGGCGCGCTGGTCGGGCTCACCGATGCGGCTGGCGGCGGGTTGGTCGTGAGCGTGCTGTTTCCGCCGTTGCTGCCGGCGTAA